The window CCGGGCGCCGAGTTCTTCTACGAGACGCCGGACGTCGCCGCCGCCGAGGTGGTGAAGCAGGGCGACCTCATCCCGACCGCGGAGGAGAGTTTCAACCATTCGGCGCGCGTGTGCCGCATCGGGCCGGACAACAAGATCTACATCGCGCTCGGCCAGCCCTTCAACGTCCCGCCGGTCGCCAAGCAGGACCTCTACTACAAGACCGGCATCGGCGGCATCATCCGCATGGACCGCGACGGCGCGAACCGCGAGGTCTTCGCGCACGGCATCCGCAACTCGGTCGGCATGGACTTCGACCCGAAGGACAAGACCCTGTGGTTCACCGACAACCAGGTGGACGGCATGGGCGACGACACGCCCCCCGGCGAAATCAACCACGCCCCCAAGGCCGGCATGAACTTCGGCTTCCCGTGGTACGGCGGCGGCCACGTCCGCACCGTCGAGTACAAGGACCAGACGCCGGCCGCCGACATCACCTTCCCGGTGGTGGAGGAGGCCCCGCACGCCGCCGACCTCGGCATGAATTTCTACCGCGGCGACATGTTCCCGGCGCAGTACAAGGGCGCGATCTTCTCGGCCCAGCACGGCTCCTGGAACCGCACGGTGCCGGTGGGCGCCCGCGTGATGGTCACCACCATGAAGCCGGACGGCACCGCCACCTCGACGCCCTTCGCGGAAGGCTGGCTCGACGAGGACGGCTCCTACCTCGGCCGCCCGGTCGACGTGGCGCCCCTGCGCGACGGCTCGCTCCTGGTGTCGGACGACTTCGCGGGCGCGGTCTACCGCATCACCTACGACCCCTCCGCCGCCAAGTGACGAGCGGCGCCCCGAGAGCGGGGCGCCGAAAGGACGCGGGCGGGGCGTTCCGACGCCCCGCCTCCACCCCGGAACGGATCGAGTCTATGCGGTCGACCCTCATCGTGGCAGGGCTGCTAGCCCTCACTCCAGCGCTGGCCTACGCCGACGGCGACGTGGCCGCCGGCCGCAAGCTGGCACTGCAGTGCCAGGCGTGCCACGGCATGGACGGCATCGCCAAGATCCCGGAGGCGGCCAACCTCGCCGGCCAGTCCGAGGTCTACCTGACCTCGGCGCTGAACGCCTACAAATCGGGCGAGCGCAAGAACGACATGATGTCGACGATCGCGCCGACCCTGTCGGACGCCGACATCGCCAACGCGGCGGCCTATTACTCGGCCATCGAGATCACCGCCAAGGTCCCGCCCAAGTAAGGCGGGGTCAGCCCGGACGGCGGCCCACGACGGCCCAGAGCGGGTCGCCGAAGCGGTCGCGGGCGAGGATCTGCCGCGCCTCGACCCGGTCGAAGCCGGCGCGGGACAGGTACACGGTGACGAGGTCCGCGTTGTCCACCGCGTCGGCCTGCCAGATCGCCACGGCCTTGGTGGGGAAGCAGCGGTCCGAGAAGGTGATGGCGGCGGGCGCGCCGGGCTTCAGGCAGCGGAGCACCTCGCGCAGCACGGTGACGGGCTGCTGGAGGTACTGGATCGAGACGCAGCAGGCCGCGCCGTCGAAGCTCGCGGGCTCGTAGGGCAGCGCGGGTTCGCGGTTGAGGTCCTGCACGGTGCGGCCGCCGAGGCGCGGGTTGGCGGCGAGTTCGGCGGCGTTCATGCCGAGGCCGACCACCTCGGCATAGGCGATCTCCCGCGGCAGGTGGCTGACCCAGCTCGACATCAGGTCGAGCAGGCGGTCGCCCGGCCGGAAGGTCGTGCGGTACAGCTCCGTGACGGCCGCCACGGCGCGGTCGTCGATGTGGGTGACGAAGCGGGGCTCCGCGTAGAACAGGCCGTCCGGCGAGGGGTCCCGCTTGGCGAAGGCCTGGGCTGGCAGCTCTGGGAAGTCGCTCATATGTCCCCAACACCCGAGGGCGCGGCAGCGTTCGCGGGACAATTCGTCGTAGCCGGGCGACGACGCGACCCGCTCCGCAGTCCGCGGCGGCGTGGCGCGACATCACGGCGAGCACCGCCGGCCTTTCCGGGCCGGCCCACAACCCTTGGAGAAGGTCATGGCCTGGAACACCCCCGTCGTCGAAGAGATCTGCCTCGGCATGGAGATCACCTCCTACGAGTCCGCCGAGATCGAGTTCTGATCCACGGCTGAAGGCCGAGCCATGCACGTCATCGTCATAGGCTCGGCCGCGGGCGGCGGCTTTCCGCAGTGGAACTGCCGCTGCCCCACCTGCGCCCTCGCCTGGGCGGGCGACCCCCGCGTCACCCCGCGCACGCAATCCTCGCTCGCCGTGAGCGCCGACGGGCTCCACTGGACGCTGGTCAACGCGTCCCCCGACCTGCGCCAGCAGATCCTGGCGACGCCCGCCCTCCACCCGCGCGGGGGCTCGCGCCATTCGCCGATCTCCGCGGTGGTGCTGACCAACGGCGACGTCGACCACATGGCGGGCCTCATCACCCTGCGCGAGCGCCAAGCCTTCGCGCTCCACGCTTCGCCCTCGCTGCACGCCATGATCGACGTCGATCCCGTCTTCGCCGTGCTCGACCGCGCCTTCGTGTCCCGCCACGCCCTGCTGATGGGCGAGGCGAACGTTGTGAACGGCCTCGCGGTCACGCCCTTCGCGGTGCCCGGCAAGGTGCCGCTGTTCCTGGAATCCGGCGAGGTCGCGGTCGGCGCCGAGACCGACATGACGGTGGGGCTCGACATCCGGGCGAACGGGCGCCGCCTCGTCCACGTGCCGGGCTGCGCTTCCGTGACGCCGTCGCTGCTGGAGCGGGTGCGCGGCGCCGACCTCCTGCTGTTCGACGGCACGACCTACACGGACGACGAGATGCCCCGCCTCGGCCTGTCGCCCAAGACGGCGGCCCGCATGGGCCACGTGGCGATGGACGGGCCGGGCGGCTCGCTCGAAGCCCTGGCGGGCGCGGAGGTCGGCGCCAAGGTCTACGTCCACGTCAACAACACCAACCCGGCGCTGGTCGAGGGCTCGGCGGAGCGCCGGACGGTCGAGGCCGCGGGCTGGCGCGTCGCCCACGACGGCATGGAGTTCAGGCTGTGACCGCTTCCGATCCCATGTCCCCCGACGAGCTCGAGGCCGGCCTGCGCCGCATCGGCGCCGAGCGCTACCACAACCTCCATCCGTTCCACCGCCGCCTGCACGACGGGCTCTGCGGCATCGACGAGGTGCGGGCCTGGGCGCTGAACCGCTACTATTACCAGTCCATGATCCCCATCAAGGACGCGACCGTGCTGAGCCGCATGGAGGACCCCGCGATGCGGCGCGAGTGGCGCGAGCGCATCCTCGACCACGACGGCCGCGAGGCCGGCGACGGCGGCATCGCGCGCTGGCTGAAGCTCACGGGGAGCCTCGGCTTTCCGGACGACTACGTCACCTCGACGCGCGGCATCCTCCCGGCCACGCGCTTCGCGGTC is drawn from Lichenibacterium dinghuense and contains these coding sequences:
- a CDS encoding PQQ-dependent sugar dehydrogenase, whose protein sequence is MRTRTAVFAAALLSTTCMASADNLDQLEAMKSTGTPMSALKPVQQGGPKADAINKTLAKIKLPPGFKISLYALVPDARMIAVGPQGVVTFVSTRKDKIYSVKDSTNSGVADEVKEFAPVVAKKNPNGICFSRDGILYSAEQNRVMAYPGAEFFYETPDVAAAEVVKQGDLIPTAEESFNHSARVCRIGPDNKIYIALGQPFNVPPVAKQDLYYKTGIGGIIRMDRDGANREVFAHGIRNSVGMDFDPKDKTLWFTDNQVDGMGDDTPPGEINHAPKAGMNFGFPWYGGGHVRTVEYKDQTPAADITFPVVEEAPHAADLGMNFYRGDMFPAQYKGAIFSAQHGSWNRTVPVGARVMVTTMKPDGTATSTPFAEGWLDEDGSYLGRPVDVAPLRDGSLLVSDDFAGAVYRITYDPSAAK
- a CDS encoding c-type cytochrome, whose translation is MRSTLIVAGLLALTPALAYADGDVAAGRKLALQCQACHGMDGIAKIPEAANLAGQSEVYLTSALNAYKSGERKNDMMSTIAPTLSDADIANAAAYYSAIEITAKVPPK
- the pqqB gene encoding pyrroloquinoline quinone biosynthesis protein PqqB; translated protein: MHVIVIGSAAGGGFPQWNCRCPTCALAWAGDPRVTPRTQSSLAVSADGLHWTLVNASPDLRQQILATPALHPRGGSRHSPISAVVLTNGDVDHMAGLITLRERQAFALHASPSLHAMIDVDPVFAVLDRAFVSRHALLMGEANVVNGLAVTPFAVPGKVPLFLESGEVAVGAETDMTVGLDIRANGRRLVHVPGCASVTPSLLERVRGADLLLFDGTTYTDDEMPRLGLSPKTAARMGHVAMDGPGGSLEALAGAEVGAKVYVHVNNTNPALVEGSAERRTVEAAGWRVAHDGMEFRL
- the pqqA gene encoding pyrroloquinoline quinone precursor peptide PqqA is translated as MEKVMAWNTPVVEEICLGMEITSYESAEIEF
- a CDS encoding class I SAM-dependent methyltransferase; translated protein: MSDFPELPAQAFAKRDPSPDGLFYAEPRFVTHIDDRAVAAVTELYRTTFRPGDRLLDLMSSWVSHLPREIAYAEVVGLGMNAAELAANPRLGGRTVQDLNREPALPYEPASFDGAACCVSIQYLQQPVTVLREVLRCLKPGAPAAITFSDRCFPTKAVAIWQADAVDNADLVTVYLSRAGFDRVEARQILARDRFGDPLWAVVGRRPG